CCTCGTTCCTTTTTAAGAACTAGCAATCAGTACCCTGTTTTGCAGTGAGATTTTCATGGTTCTCATCAGATCCCTGCGTATATAACAATCCTCTTTGAGAACTAGAAATCAGTACCCGGTTTTGCAGGTAGATTTTCATGGTTCTCATCAGATCCCTGCGTATATAAAAACCCTCTCTACCCGATGGATATCCGATCATCTGAGGCTATTGAAAGCTTTCTTTGTATCCTGTTTGGTCAAGAGAATAATTGGCCTGCAATAGTAGTTTCTCTATCTAGTCGCCTCTGGTACCTCAACCACATGAGGTGAACTTCTCTGCCATGTTGTTTTACTCAGAGTTCAGCACCCTTAAAGGAGGCATCCTGGAGCCGTAGCTCAATTAGCTGGAAGATTGTGATGAGCTTATTCGAAAGTACATAACAAATACTCTTAATGTGGATTCGAGAAAGACCCATGAACCTTTAAGTTTTGATCCTCTGGGCACCAGCTTCATAATACTGAAAAAAATCTCGGTTATCAAAACGCCATTTTAGAGAGAATGTGGTGAAGCATATACAGGAACCTGGTATATATGAATATAGATCGACATCTATTCTGTTTGGGAAGCCTGACCCTCGACCCTGACTTCGAGTCGGATACGAAGTTGGAGTATGTAGCCGAAATCCTGTTCAGAGTCGGTGCAAGCTTACTCATCTCCGATCCGGACTGCGACTAAATACTCCGATTTGGAATTCGACTCCATCTTCAAAacttcgactccgcagccctgctcAAAAGaaggaattttcttttttcctcgTCTTTTCCAATTTTCCACACCAATTTTTTGCGAATTGCGagcaaatttttttggtttaaaaatttcattctacGCCTTTTTGTCTTTCACTCTCTCCTCCACcttatttgaatttttgctgCATATCTCTTAGGGATAAGGAGAATTTAAATGATTCTCAGACCATTGATGAAAATGAGCCATTGCCCAGTAATGTTATAATCAATAAACATCCATCGCCGCCAAGACAAGAACAGGAGCAGGAAGAGTCAATGACTCCAATGGCAACACAACAGCCAACACAACCAAATAATTccacacagcaacaacaacaacaacagcagcagcaacaacaattacATCCTAATTATGGTTTGGATAAGTGAGTAGAGATGTGAAGTCCTCAAAAATGTTTGATTGTGATGCTTGAGTTTGTGTTTATCACAGGATTTTTGATTTACACCACAAAAAGATTGGTtatacttttgttgttgtttttcgttttttagtTGGAATTGTAACCTTGTATAAGTAGAACTCCTATAACATTCCTGGCATGTTTTAAtgatttgttgtttatttttctagatTATgagttttgtattttgtttggaGAATCCTTTAGTATGGGGTTTTGGTTTGCTCTCTCattctctttttgttttttgtctctCTTCCCCAGCTTGCCCAAGCAACGTGATCGCTCGGCTTCTTATGGCTGCATACCACCCTATGTTGAACAAAATCGCACCATGGTCTTTCTGGTGGGTCGCTCTGACCTGCGTCTAATCTCGCCCGATCGCAAGCAGGTCTTGCTCTACAAAGATTTCAAGGATGTGGCCAGCTGTGCCCAAGGCCAAAAGAATGCCGATCATTTTGGCATTATATGTCGTGAGGCCCACAATGATGGCTACATAGGCTATGTCTTCAAATGCCAATCGGATCATGTGTGCGATGACATAGTGGCCGCCATTTCTCAGGCCTTTGTCACTTGTGCCGAACAAAAGAAAAAGGAGGCCACCCAGATATTCTCTTGCGATCATTGTCCcatgctgtggtatcacaaactGTGTGCCGATGTTGAGGGTTTGAGCGAGAAGAAGACCCAGAATATGATTTTCAGACGCATAGAGACTCTCAGCGACGATGAGCAGGATACCATATGGGCTAAGTTTTATGGTTCGGAAAAGATGACAGCTCCCCTGCAGGAGCAAAATCAATTTCTAATGATGCTTTTGAGGGCCCATTGTGAGTCGCGACAGCAAAGGCATGTTCATGATACCGCAGAGAATAGATCGGAATTCCTCAATCAATATTTGGGTGGTAGTACCATATTTATGAAGGCCAAACGATCGCTTACCAACTCGTTTGATCATTTGCTGAAGAGGAAGGCCTCCAAAGATGACATGGGAGCGAATTTGCAAGTCAAGGAGCATAAGATAAGGGAAAGCTCAGCGGAGCCTAAATTGGAGAGTTCGGGGGGAGATACATCGCCGCCAGAAGGCTTTCGCTCCAGATCAAATACCATAGGTGGCACAAGTCCCAGCAAACCGCAGGCGGAGCAATTGAAATCGCCCATGATGGATATGTGAGTACAACAACTTTCAAAGAAAGAAGAAGGCAATAATCATTCCCTCTTAACCTTCCTCTCTTAGATTCATGAAAGTGGGCAATAGCCCCAAAGAGGCCGAGGCCCATCAGGGCTCCTGGCGCCAAGCCATATTGAATAGTGTGGTAACTCCTTCCAAGGGCCTAGATTCAGCAGATGGACAATCGGAATATTTGTCGCCCATGAGAATAACACGTAAGTTAAGCCTGTAGGTTAAGTGATGTAGGTTAACCTGACCGAGTTACGACTCCGGCTTAAAAATCTGACTTCGTCTCTTGCCTGGGTTCGGAGTCGCTGCTCAGACTTAGCAGCCCTGTTTCAAACACTTATTgccaagtaaaattttttaatcaccTCTCCCCTTTTCTAGAACCCAAAATTGGCAAACGCACCCGTGAAGAGCTTCGCGAACTCTGGAAAACCGCCATTCGTCAGACCATTTTGCTCAATCGCATGGAAACCGAAAATGCCATGCTGCAGGCcagacaaaatgaaaatgaattgaaACGCATGAAATTGGACTATGAGGAAATAGTGCCCTGCGACAAGCAGCTTATCGATCGCTGGGAAATGTTCATTGAGCGTGACTCCATGAAGATAGGCAATAAGAAGGATCCCAAAGTCTTGGCCCAGGCCATTAAGACAGGAGTGCCCCGCTCCAAGCGTGGCGAGGTCTGGTCCTTTTTGGCCGAGCAACATTCCATGTATACCGCCCCGGTGGATACCAAGAAATTTCCCAATTTCAATACCCCCTATCATGCTTTGTTGAAAAATCTCACCGAACATCAGCATGCCATATTCATAGATTTGGGTCGTACCTTTCCCAATCACAAATTCTACAAGGATCCCTTGGGCTTGGGTCAGCTGTCCTTGTTTAATCTATTAAAGGCCTATTCGATATTGGATCCGGAATTGGGTTATTGCCAGGGTCTGGGTTTTATATGTGGTATACTGCTATTGCATGTAAGTCCCTTTgggttaatgaaattttgaattatgaTTGGTAATAATTTCCTATTTCCAGTGCGAAGAGGCTGAGGCCTTCCAACTGCTGAAGCATTTGATGTTCCATCGTCAAATGCGCACCAAATACTTGCCCGATATGAAAAAGTTCCAATTGCAATTGTATCAATTGTCTCGCCTGGTCAAGGATCATTTGCCTGATCTCTATGTTTGGCTCGATCAAAATGATGTCTCACCCACACTGTATGCTGCTCCTTGGATCTTAACCGTCTTCAGTTCACAGTTCCCCTTGGGTTTTGTGGCCCGTGTCTTTGATTTAATGTTCTTGGAGTCATCGGaggttatattcaaatttgccaTTGCATTACTCACTGTCCATGAATCGGAGTTGCTGGCTCGTGATAATTTTGAGGAGATTATGGATTATTTGAAGACAGTGGTGCCGAAAATCGATGCTAAAACCAtggaaaaagttttgaaaatggTAAGTGAAGTAATTGACTTGTGGTTCAATTTTAACGAAGAGTTTATCCCTGGTTACAAAGGCAGGATTTAAACAAATGGGTTTCGggcccttgggaaagggtagtattaatattctttctcttgggaatggttagttttagtacgattgaccttgggaatgggtagttagGTACCCTTGACCTTGGAAATGGTAAGTTTTTGAATTTCCCATTTCATTGCCATAGAAATGGGTAGTTATTGGGTACTAAACCCAATGCCACTTCCATagaaatgggtagttttagtacccactttcaatgtcaagggagttttagtacccactttcaaaaatttagtagttttagtaccctcttccatggaaatggatagttttagtaccaactTTTAAAGGAAagcttagttttagtaccgaTTCCAAAAGAAagcatagttttagtacccacttCCAACGGCATGGTTGGTTTAAGTACTCAGTTCCAAAAGAAtagatagttttagtaaccaCTTCCATGGGAATTGGTAGGTGTTGTACCCACTTTCAAAGttttgggtagttttagtaccgacTTCCAAagaaatgggtagttttagttcccacTTCATTGGAAATTGGAAGTTTTCGTACCCACTTTAATGGAAATTGGAAGCTTTAGTACCTACTTCCACAGAAAtcggtagttatagtacccacTTCCAAGGAcatgtgtagttttagtacgcacTTCCACAGGAAtcggtagttatagtacccgCTTCAATAGGAAtggatagtttaagtacccacTTCCAAAGGAATTGGAAGTTTTAGTATCCACTTCCAatattagttttagtactcacTTACAAAGTTATgcgcagttttagtacccacttCCAAAataatgagtagttttagtacccacttTCATAAgttaggtagttttagtaccaactGCCAAagaaatgggtagttttagtatccacttccaaaggaatgggtagttttagtgcccacTTCCAAATGaatgggtagtttaagtacccactTCCAATGGAATGGCTAGTTTTAGTATCAACTTCCAAAGGAATTGGTGTTTTAGTACCCACTTCTTAaataatgggtagttttagtacccacttTCATAGGAATAGGTACTTTTAATACCAACTTCTtgaggaatgggtagttttagtatccacttccaaaggaatgggtagttttaatgCCCACTTCCAAAGAATTGGGTAGTTTAAGCACCCTCTTCAAAAGGGattgatagttttagtacccagtTCCATAGGAATAGCTAGTTTTAGTATCCAAGGAAATGGGTTGTTGTAGTACCCACTTCCTGGGGTATTGGTCCCCTCTTCCAGGTACCCACTTCCATGGAATGGGAAGTTTAAGTACCCACTTCTACGGTAatttgtagttttagtacccacttTCACGGAAATGGATAGTTTTAGTTCTCACTTTCTCCGAAATGAGTAGTCTTAGTACCCACTTCCACGAGAATTGGTGGTTTAAGTACCCACTTCCAGGGgagtgggtagttttaatacccatttCCTTGGAAATTTGTAGTTTAGTACGCATCCTTTGGAATGGGTTGTTTTAGTTTACATTCCCTTGGATAGGtgaaattttagtacccttgcgaatttgtagttttagcacccattTCTTTCAATTGGCctgttttagtaccccttaccAGATaatgtgtagttttagtatGCTCTTGGAAATGGACAGTTTTTTGTTTCCATTCCGTTGGGAGTGTATTGTTTTAGTACCGATTCCCTTCTCTTTGGAATGACcaattttagtaccccttctctACATTATGACCAGTTTAAGTTCCCTTTCTCTTGGAAATTTGTAGTTTAAGTAGCCTTTTCGCTGGGAATGAGTAGATTTAATACCCACTTTCATGGTaatgagtactaaaactacccattgccATGGAACTGGATACTAATCCTTggcaatgggtagttttagtacccacttCGTAGCTAATGAGTAGATTTAATACCCCTAACCAAGGGAATGCAAAGTTTACATACCCACTTCCTTGCAAAGCTTTAGCACTGTTTCGCTTGGGAaaaggtatttttagtaccccttctcgTGGGAATGGACATTTTTAGTATCTTTCCCACTCCTTTGAGAATGGGAAGATGTAGTACCAATACTTTGGTTACCCATTTCTATGGAAATGGTTTGGGTTTGTATCCTTCCCCTTTTCCTTGTACTAAATAAAAGTACCGCTTCAATAATGTTAAGCACCCTCCAGTGCAAATTCCGGAAGAAGAATGCTTTCGTATCTGAGGCATGATTTACATGTCTCACTGGCATGGGGATGGCTAAGACGGCGAGAATTAGAAACAGTAGGAGTGCGGGAAATATGGAGGCTTCCTCAAGTCAGCCACTGCAAGCTTCTACAGTGGTCCTGTATTACAAGAGGGGTGAGTGCCTGGAGGGGTTCTGGCAACGAAATAGGCGTTCTTCCATAGTCCTGTCCCAAAGGAGTAAATATTCAGAACATCAGTCAGTAATCTGAGTAGTAGTCTCATGCATCCTTTGCCATTGGATATGTGACATCTTGCACCGCCTTCCCCGGTGTTCGTCAAAGATCGACCTCCAAACTCCTCCTCGTCATTACCACAAAACTCTACACAACTATGGTCACcatgttcctgcggcgatcggtcctttggaccggaacgagcttgctcacctacaacagcttgacgaggatcgtcacctccacatATAAATTTGGCTACTTGATAGGTCTATTCTGGTATATAGACACGAATGCAGTGGGGAGAGGAAGCAATTCTCATTGAGTTCTGTAACCCTTATTTGTAACCTTTATGCGAAGTGTGGGACATTTACCTGATATAACAATGATTCTCTCGTTTCAGGTCTTCACATTGGACATCAACAAACAGTTAATGGAATATAATGTGGAGTATAATGTGTTGCAGGAGGAGATAACCTCCACAAACCATCACTTGGATATGCTAAATCAAGAGAAGTCAAGGAATCAACATTTGGAGCAGCAGCTACAGGTAAGAAACGAAACCCAGCCCCCTTGGGGCTTCATTACAACTGAAATAATTTCtcttttcttcttcttaaaACTCAACCAGTTCGCTCAATCTTCAATAGTGCAATTGGAGAAGACACGGTCCTCGCAACAATCCCAAATAACCAATCTACAATCCCAAGTTCAATCCCTGGAATTGACAATACAAACCTTGGGGCGCTTTGTGGGCCacttggtcgaaagaaatgctgaTTTGGAAATACCACAGGAAGTACGTCGCGTGCTGCAGCAATTGGATGATCTCGATCGGCAAAGGCGCCGTCCCCTGTTCACTGAACGCAAAATAGGCAAATCAATTTCGGTCAATAGTCATTTGGGGTTTCCACTCAAAGTCCTCGAAGAGTTGAACGAAAAAGAAGAACATGGTTCGCCCCAAAAAACCAAGAAGACACCCTATTTTGAGAAATCTTACGAGCAGTTAAGGCAACAGAAACTGAATCGCTTGGATGGTGGTGGGGGCGCCAGCCTACTCTCCTCGGCAGTCAATAATGAGGTGGGCTCACTATCGCCCACCCGGCAGAGGACGACAACGCCTCTTTCCCCCGAGTTGACTAAGCAATCATCTCGCCAGCACATACAACAAAGGCCCAATCGTTTGTACGACGACAAGGGTGCACCCAATTTGCAGGAAATGCAAACGCGTCTGGATGAATTGAAGCTACCCGAACATGTTGATCGTTATATGGCCAGCATTAAGAGCCCTTTGGAGGTGGACAGTGGTGTGGGCACCCCCCTCAGTCCACCCAGCACCAGCAGCAATAGCAGTCAATGTAGTTCCTTAAGCACTGGCAGCATCTTCAGTCGCATGGGCTACAAGAGTACCCCAGCAGTATTTTCACCCAATGCTAGCCGCCATTTGTACAGCGGCAATAGCGAAACGATTTCGGTTACATCTCCTGCAAAGGCCGCCCCAGCCAATCAGGCCGCCGAAGCCATGCTGCCCGAACTCAATAAAACCGAGGCCATGCATCCACTAAGCATGGTGGGCGAAGTCAATGTACGCTTCAATGGCACCACCCAATTGAAATCGATAAAGCCCATGCACTATGTCAAGTCCATGTCCAGTGCTGCGAGCATTTTAAGTGCCAGCAGCCCGGAAAGTGAGACTCCAGCGACGACGGAGACTTCTAACAGCAGCATTACCACAAAAGCCACCCCGCTGGCAACCTCAGAAATGGCTCAAAATGTTACTGGGGCCGGTGCAAGCTAACGGTTTTGATTCATAACGAAGTTCTTGCGCAGCTTCTACTGAGCACAGTGTGGTGGATCAACCAACCGCCCCTCCAAAACTGATTAGTCAAATTTCCGTTCAAGCAAAGAAGAGAAGCCGAAGAAACCCCaacttcagaaaaaaataacaaaaagattttgagaaaatcatgCATAAATAATTGTTTAACCAGCCCCAACGCAAAGCCGAAAGCAGCAAGCAAGAAATCAGAAACCTGAGCTtaatgtttatatataaaagaaataaGCCCTTAAGATATATGCTTCAATTTATGGTTAAGATATATAAGAATAGCCTACACACACCCCCTTACAAGTGGAGTGTGGCTTAAGGGAGATGAGTGGAGAGAAAGATGTAGGAAATTCAGCACTTTCACAATTTTGATAGAAGACAAAAGATGGCATAACGCAATATTTGCCTCAAAAGTTTGTATTTCCAACGatgttttgtgaatttttttttaaagaaaatttttgccaaaaacttttattttttagaaaatctttGCGAATATCCGGTGCTAGGGTTTTTGCTATCTTTCTAATTGGCAATTTTAGAAAAGTTACTGTTGTAGCAATCATTCCCAAAATATACTTTCTATGGGATAATTGGCATGCCCTCACCCTTCCCTTAAAAACTTTTTAACTGAAACCCTCACTGTCCCGAACAGACAAAATGGCCGCTTAAGAGGTTTAGGGATGGAGTATTCTCCCCCAGTTGACGAGACCCCACTGGccacttaccacagaccggctaaTTGCTTTGAACGTGGTGAACAAGGTTACTTTGTCAGCACCCAAAGTGCTGGAGGTAAGTGATTTGCGGACCTTGTTCCTACTTCTGACCTTATCGCCAATTTTAGTGGCCTTTGAGGAGAATGTTGAAGAGCTGTGACACCAACTATTTTGGGACTTTTGATGGTCGGAATGGTTACTCCATCGACTTTCACATTCAGCTCATCCTTTACCTCATGCTACACACACACATGAGGTGAATAATGTGGATAAAGATTCAGAGGCAGATATATTTGAATCTCTTGAAGCGATATAAACGGCAAGGTCGTTGAGGTAGACTTAGATGCCAACAATGGGGGGGGCCTGATACCATGATCTAACAATCATCTGCATATGTTAAGATCTCAATGCCGTCTGGAGAGAGTGGAATAGTTGATAGGTAGAGGTAGAGGTCAAACAgtaccggagatatcaccccgttCTGGTTCACTCTAAGAGCTTTCTATTTCTTATCCTTAAATTCGACAaatgacccagcgtttcagcaTGGCTGGCGTGTAATATGATAAggtctctatgccgtctggagggggtatAATAGCGGATAGTGATAATAGATAATATAGTGCCGGTGATATCATCCCGCTCTGTTCCACTCTAAGGgctttcgacttcttatccctaaattccacaaacgacTGGCGACCAAACAAATAATTCAAGACCCAGCGTTTCAAGTCTGGCTGAGGAGAGGTAATGGCGATGCCCCCAAATAGTTtgacatggctgaccgtgtcgactGCTTGTAATAGATTCTGTGCCACGAGGACTGTCCTATCACACGGCCTGGGCATAACGAAGCCACGGAAAATTTGAGCAGTGTCGTCATGCAAAGCAGTCGTCACTAagtaatgcaaattgcaaattttgcccatgaacattcctctcaGGAACAGAGGtaaactcctcacatatcaatgagtgcagtccgattcaagttatagccgagtccgaacggacaatccaattgcaaagaaaattttgaaaaaatataatgggaaaattttgacaaaatttcccataacaaagaaatttggagaaaatttcccatCATTATaatattttgacataatttcccCTCGCAAAGAcgtttctacaaaatttcccataacaaagtaattttggcaaaatatccctttccaaagaaatttaaaacaaaatatctcaaagcgaagaaaaattttgacacaatttcttATACCAAAAgaaatttgaccaaaatttcccatagcacagaaattttgacaataatgcctataacaaataaattttgccaaaaattacctttattttaaaaaatttcgatttttgacaaaatttcccttgcaaggaaattttaactaaatttcctatcgtaaagaaattttgaaaattttcccttagcaaaaaaattttgataaatttccgTAGCAAGGAATTTCTCTTATTGCAAAGAAATTTCCcctagaaaggaaattttgacaaaatttcccacagcaatttggacaaaatttccaattgtaCAATTTATCCCACAGCAaggaaatttggacaaaatttcctattgcaaagaaaattttgaaaaaaaatttccatagaaaaaaaatttagagaaaatttccggcgccccggtagccgagttgttagcgtgcttggattaccagtgcaggggtcgtgggttcgattcccgacagaagccttggtctgtcgctactgtggtatcacaatgtacttaaaattgtctaagtgagtctgtaaaggactgtcactcttacctaacctaaccttcccaTAGCATCcaaattttgatcaaaaaattcccttaattttaaaaaatttagatttttgacaaaatttcccattgcaGGGAAGTTTTGATAACATTTCCTTATgcaagggaaatttttttaaaatttcccttcgcaaggaaattttgacataatttctcTTAGCaagaaaatgttgacaaaatttcccatagcgaagaaatttgtacaataaatttcattagcaagaaaattttgaaaaaaaataatttcctatAATAAGCTTGGACAAGGTTTTATAATATTTCTTAgagaaataaaattatgacagaatttctttaaaaataaaattttgacaaaatttttttttaaattaaaattttgacaagatttttttttaaattaaaattttgacaaaattttttaaaattaaattttgacaatttttttttaagtaaaatttttttttaagtaaaatttttttttaagtaaaataacaaaatttttctaaaattaaaattttgacaaaatttatatactttgataaaaattttaacaaaatttttacaaaatttttctaaaattaaaattttgacaaaatttataaacttttataaacattttgttaACGTTCAACTCTTTTTCCTccacgaaatttttaaaaatgtttcctcctatatgattttttttttcaaaattttatttctttgagaccatttgttaaaacatttttttcaacacCTTCACTTTAGCCGCACTCCACTATTgcctcaaataaaaaataaaatttcctttctttgaagtaataaaaataaaaacaaccgCACAAAAAACGTTTAAATGTTTGTTGCCATATACAAAACCCAAAATGGAAGCTTAACAAATTGTATATTAACTAATTATTAATAATTATTTAAAGGACATATATTACAAGAAAGAAATTCCCTTAAATAGGGAAATTAAATGACAAGCACTACTAGGCAAATTGGGAGATCTTAAAATATGACCAAATAAAAGCATTAAAACTCAACATAAAAATGTTGTAGCAATGACttaattgaacaaaaaaaaaaaatacaaaacgcCCATTAGAAACCAAAAACaattataattttcaaaaatatatcaGAAATAATTGAATGTGTAAAGAATGTAACTCGTTAGTATCAATGTCAAGTAGtgtaaagtaacaaaaaaaatatatgcgagtatatttggatatacatatatatttaccaAACAAAAAGCCctttatatatacaaaaaaaaaaagagaagaagaaaaatatatttctcTATAGCAATGAAGTcatatttaaattcaaaaaaaaagtccCGAAACTTTGTAAGGAAATTGTAgtcaaacattttgcaaaaaaaaaaaacaaaaccaagtaAGAAAAAACCCCTTAGTCACAATTACagctattattattataattattattatgaaTATTGTGTATTATTGTATTACCatataattaattaataaattaactAAACAATTAATTTAACTAAAATCATCTATTAAGTCTAACTAACTAACTCACTCAGTCGAACTATTTATCATCTACATCTTAATTATTTGAATCAATTATTTTCCTAAGCTCGAGAAAAAACTAAACGCAATGCATTGATTTTAAGTCATATACTTACCATATTAGcttaaaacttatttttttagttttagctGTTAGGACTTAAAAAAACAAGagctacttgttttttttaagaattcattgttatattttatgttatttgtgaaagttaaaagttttaatgttatgattttctttttgtttgaatattgtattttttttattttattatatataaaagctttaatattagtttttttttataattttaagcaTGATTTTTGTTGAACTCATTAAAGAAGTTTTACAATATATTATCAAAAACATGAGCTATGAATTTTACTAAAACTGTTATAAAAGGTAGTCGACACGCATATGAAAAAATATAGCTTTTTCACcctataaatttaatttctatgggaaatttggtgaaaactttttttacagaaaaattttttagcatttctATTCTATGTAGAAATTTTCCCATAATAATGACAAAAGTTCCTAcacaaaggaaattttaaaaacatttcccttacaagggaaattttgaaaaactttctataTAAACGtagttttgaaaaattctctaagaagagaaatttttcaaaatgtccttagcatagaaattttaaaaaattcctataaaagggaaattttgacatttcctataaaagggaaattttgacaacatttcctataaaagggaaattttgacaacatttcctaaaaaagggaaaatttgacaacattttctataaaagggaaatttttgataaatttcctataaaagggAAATTTCCAACAGATTTCCtataaaagggaaatttttgaaaaatttcctacaaataggaaattttgatatatttccTATAAtagggaaa
This Stomoxys calcitrans chromosome 2, idStoCalc2.1, whole genome shotgun sequence DNA region includes the following protein-coding sequences:
- the LOC106088983 gene encoding TBC1 domain family member 4 isoform X3; the encoded protein is MFTIPFYRENVLTASLSDASALSKTRAMAELMHQMRDPAHTLGGSVGSIPQTLVANNNSAGDLSMQKVLTSNGVHTTPASNLKMAEAMRQAQREASPNVTASTSSKMKSSKSYTHGLSNSAGTVNIPTSTSAQSNLSLLADISPNHTHFFEVMYVGKIRVSHKRVPYSFIDDALPKFRAYDAQRQRLMQMSTNRKMSMNSEGALVSAAPAMDMKNGTLKDHDVKEEDEEAAEREDAKRLEDDKDEVFVTVSGTAASSGEEGGVGVGSGGETDLSSESDTKQTDDNNKENKSPPSRLMRGISQLDIPIKREDKENLNDSQTIDENEPLPSNVIINKHPSPPRQEQEQEESMTPMATQQPTQPNNSTQQQQQQQQQQQQLHPNYGLDNLPKQRDRSASYGCIPPYVEQNRTMVFLVGRSDLRLISPDRKQVLLYKDFKDVASCAQGQKNADHFGIICREAHNDGYIGYVFKCQSDHVCDDIVAAISQAFVTCAEQKKKEATQIFSCDHCPMLWYHKLCADVEGLSEKKTQNMIFRRIETLSDDEQDTIWAKFYGSEKMTAPLQEQNQFLMMLLRAHCESRQQRHVHDTAENRSEFLNQYLGGSTIFMKAKRSLTNSFDHLLKRKASKDDMGANLQVKEHKIRESSAEPKLESSGGDTSPPEGFRSRSNTIGGTSPSKPQAEQLKSPMMDIFMKVGNSPKEAEAHQGSWRQAILNSVVTPSKGLDSADGQSEYLSPMRITQPKIGKRTREELRELWKTAIRQTILLNRMETENAMLQARQNENELKRMKLDYEEIVPCDKQLIDRWEMFIERDSMKIGNKKDPKVLAQAIKTGVPRSKRGEVWSFLAEQHSMYTAPVDTKKFPNFNTPYHALLKNLTEHQHAIFIDLGRTFPNHKFYKDPLGLGQLSLFNLLKAYSILDPELGYCQGLGFICGILLLHCEEAEAFQLLKHLMFHRQMRTKYLPDMKKFQLQLYQLSRLVKDHLPDLYVWLDQNDVSPTLYAAPWILTVFSSQFPLGFVARVFDLMFLESSEVIFKFAIALLTVHESELLARDNFEEIMDYLKTVVPKIDAKTMEKVLKMVFTLDINKQLMEYNVEYNVLQEEITSTNHHLDMLNQEKSRNQHLEQQLQFAQSSIVQLEKTRSSQQSQITNLQSQVQSLELTIQTLGRFVGHLVERNADLEIPQEVRRVLQQLDDLDRQRRRPLFTERKIGKSISVNSHLGFPLKVLEELNEKEEHGSPQKTKKTPYFEKSYEQLRQQKLNRLDGGGGASLLSSAVNNEVGSLSPTRQRTTTPLSPELTKQSSRQHIQQRPNRLYDDKGAPNLQEMQTRLDELKLPEHVDRYMASIKSPLEVDSGVGTPLSPPSTSSNSSQCSSLSTGSIFSRMGYKSTPAVFSPNASRHLYSGNSETISVTSPAKAAPANQAAEAMLPELNKTEAMHPLSMVGEVNVRFNGTTQLKSIKPMHYVKSMSSAASILSASSPESETPATTETSNSSITTKATPLATSEMAQNVTGAGAS